A stretch of the Candidatus Desulfatibia profunda genome encodes the following:
- a CDS encoding DUF1178 family protein yields the protein MIAYDLQCANGHSFEGWFEDVKAYDDQEAKGLISCPVCNVTSVARIPSTFAIKSSQNVKGFSDRQSDLAEIGHKLAEFIEKNFDDVGCDFTKEALKIHYGVAEPRSIRGVSTKEEEKTLKEEGVQFFKIPVPVPPDADA from the coding sequence ATGATAGCCTATGATTTGCAATGTGCCAATGGCCACTCTTTCGAAGGTTGGTTTGAAGATGTTAAGGCCTACGACGATCAGGAAGCAAAAGGCCTGATTTCATGTCCGGTTTGTAATGTCACTTCTGTAGCCAGAATTCCTTCCACATTTGCCATCAAATCTTCGCAGAATGTCAAAGGTTTTTCCGACCGGCAATCCGATTTGGCTGAAATCGGACATAAGCTGGCTGAATTTATTGAGAAAAATTTTGATGATGTTGGTTGTGATTTTACCAAGGAAGCCTTGAAAATACATTACGGCGTTGCCGAGCCAAGAAGTATCAGGGGTGTAAGTACCAAGGAAGAAGAAAAAACATTAAAAGAAGAAGGGGTGCAGTTTTTCAAAATCCCTGTGCCGGTACCGCCGGATGCCGATGCCTGA